In Sulfuricurvum sp. IAE1, one DNA window encodes the following:
- the rplI gene encoding 50S ribosomal protein L9, with protein MKVLLTKDVKGVGKAGEIKEVADGYGKNFLIGKGLALAATNEVLKKYEAEQRKKAADEAAEIERLNALKSRLGDLKVVITKKLGNTGHLFGAVTKDEIADALKAQYGIEIDKKELDAKHGIKTTGLHDLDLKLGHGIHATLHLEIKGE; from the coding sequence ATGAAAGTATTATTGACCAAAGACGTCAAAGGGGTCGGAAAAGCGGGCGAGATCAAAGAAGTCGCCGACGGCTACGGAAAAAACTTCCTCATCGGTAAAGGGCTCGCGCTTGCCGCGACCAATGAAGTACTCAAGAAGTACGAAGCGGAACAACGGAAAAAAGCAGCTGACGAAGCGGCGGAAATCGAGCGCCTCAATGCCCTGAAAAGCCGTCTTGGGGACCTCAAGGTCGTCATTACCAAAAAACTCGGTAATACCGGTCACCTTTTTGGCGCCGTGACAAAAGACGAAATTGCCGATGCGCTCAAAGCCCAGTACGGGATAGAAATCGATAAAAAAGAACTCGATGCCAAGCACGGGATCAAAACAACCGGCCTTCACGACCTGGATCTCAAACTCGGGCACGGTATCCACGCCACCCTTCATCTCGAAATCAAAGGGGAATAA
- the hslV gene encoding ATP-dependent protease subunit HslV: MFDATTILAYKGRNKAVIGGDGQVTFGHTVLKNNATKIRTLHNGEILAGFAGSTADAFNLFDMFEEHLAHRKGELIKAVIDFSKAWRKDKILRRLEAMMIVLNTEHIFILTGNGDVVEPEDGELAAIGSGGSYAIAAARALKHHSALDEEALVKESLSIAADLCIYTNHNIKTLTLG, translated from the coding sequence ATGTTCGACGCCACCACCATACTCGCCTATAAAGGACGCAACAAAGCCGTTATCGGCGGTGACGGGCAGGTGACGTTCGGCCATACCGTTCTCAAAAACAACGCGACCAAAATCCGCACCCTGCACAACGGAGAGATCCTCGCCGGTTTTGCGGGTTCGACCGCGGATGCGTTTAACCTTTTTGATATGTTCGAAGAACACCTGGCCCATCGTAAAGGCGAACTTATCAAAGCGGTTATCGACTTTTCCAAAGCGTGGCGAAAGGACAAAATCCTCCGCCGCCTCGAAGCGATGATGATCGTCCTCAACACCGAGCATATATTCATCCTGACAGGGAACGGAGACGTCGTCGAACCCGAAGACGGCGAGCTGGCCGCAATCGGCAGCGGCGGAAGCTATGCCATCGCCGCCGCACGAGCACTGAAGCACCATTCCGCCCTGGACGAAGAAGCGCTCGTCAAAGAGTCCCTCTCCATCGCTGCGGATTTGTGCATCTATACGAATCACAACATCAAAACTCTCACCCTCGGATAA
- the hslU gene encoding ATP-dependent protease ATPase subunit HslU → MNMTPQEIVDYLDQHIIGQRDAKKTIALALRTRYRRLLLDPALREEIMPKNILMIGSTGVGKTEISRRLAKLMQLPFIKVEASKYTEVGFVGRDVESMVRDLVMTALAMVKAEHTENNAEAIEQYVMDTILKKLLPEPSHFASDTKREEYTASKERMKERIANGEMDERTIEIDLPKGNVEFNDTNMPPEIARVQESFSRMFSVMGKEDSKKEVTVKEAKEILRQEASETLLNQEQIKREALRRVEEGGIIFLDEIDKIAVSARSDGRNDPSKEGVQRDLLPIVEGSIVSTKFGPVKTDHILFIAAGAFHLTKPSDLIPELQGRFPLRVELEPLDEEALYQILTKPKNSLLEQYKALLATENVTLEFDDAAIRAMASYSQKANDKTEDIGARRLHTVVEKVLEEISFNAVLHRNTTVTVTAETVNAILSPVVENEDLARYIL, encoded by the coding sequence ATGAACATGACCCCCCAAGAGATCGTCGATTATCTCGACCAGCACATCATCGGACAAAGAGATGCGAAAAAAACGATCGCCCTGGCGCTTCGGACCCGGTATCGCCGATTGCTTCTCGATCCGGCGCTGCGCGAGGAGATCATGCCCAAAAACATCCTGATGATCGGTTCGACCGGGGTCGGAAAAACCGAAATATCCCGCCGGCTGGCAAAACTCATGCAGCTTCCCTTCATCAAAGTCGAGGCGAGCAAATACACCGAGGTCGGATTCGTCGGGCGGGACGTCGAGTCAATGGTCAGAGACCTGGTCATGACCGCCCTTGCGATGGTCAAAGCCGAGCATACCGAAAACAATGCCGAAGCGATCGAACAGTACGTGATGGACACGATCCTCAAAAAACTTCTCCCCGAACCTTCCCATTTTGCATCGGATACCAAACGGGAAGAATACACCGCATCCAAAGAGCGGATGAAAGAGCGTATCGCGAACGGCGAAATGGACGAGCGGACGATCGAAATCGACCTCCCGAAAGGAAACGTCGAATTCAACGATACCAACATGCCGCCTGAAATCGCGCGGGTTCAGGAATCTTTTTCCCGGATGTTTTCGGTTATGGGCAAAGAGGACTCCAAAAAAGAGGTAACGGTCAAAGAGGCCAAAGAAATCCTTCGCCAGGAAGCGTCCGAAACCCTTCTAAACCAGGAACAGATCAAGCGCGAAGCGCTCCGCCGCGTCGAAGAGGGGGGAATTATTTTCCTCGATGAGATCGATAAAATCGCCGTAAGCGCCCGAAGCGACGGACGAAACGATCCCAGCAAGGAAGGAGTGCAGCGAGACCTGCTCCCGATTGTGGAGGGGAGTATCGTTTCGACCAAATTCGGACCCGTCAAAACCGATCATATCCTTTTCATCGCGGCCGGTGCGTTTCACCTGACCAAGCCCAGCGACCTGATACCCGAACTACAGGGACGTTTTCCCCTGCGTGTCGAGCTCGAACCGCTCGACGAAGAAGCGCTTTATCAAATTCTGACCAAACCGAAAAACTCGTTGCTCGAGCAATACAAAGCGCTGCTCGCAACCGAAAACGTAACCCTCGAATTCGATGATGCGGCGATACGCGCCATGGCAAGCTATTCGCAAAAAGCCAACGACAAAACCGAAGACATCGGTGCCAGACGCCTTCATACCGTCGTCGAAAAAGTTCTGGAAGAGATCAGTTTCAACGCGGTTCTGCACCGAAACACCACGGTCACCGTCACCGCCGAAACGGTCAATGCCATTCTTTCACCCGTCGTCGAGAACGAAGATCTCGCACGCTACATTCTCTAA
- the era gene encoding GTPase Era, whose product MSKAGFVALVGRPNAGKSTMMNWLLGEKIALVSQKANATRKRSNAIVMHHDDQIIFVDTPGLHQAEKLLNQYMLEEALKAIGDCDLIVYLAPASDKTSHYEKFLELNAQKRKHIIVLSKIDQVPQAELLKKIGEYNRFSDRFEALIPMSVTKNVGKNDLLDTIVKHLEESPYLYDPDNLTTEMMRDIYKEFVREAIFDNISDEIPYESDVMIDKIDEEGPIEHIRATIIVEKETQKGIIIGKGGSAIKRIGRSAREKIERLAGRPVYLDLFVSVKKGWSSDKKTLSDLGYEW is encoded by the coding sequence ATGAGCAAAGCCGGATTCGTAGCTCTAGTAGGCCGTCCGAACGCGGGAAAAAGCACCATGATGAACTGGCTTTTGGGCGAAAAGATCGCCCTGGTAAGCCAAAAAGCCAATGCGACCCGAAAACGCTCGAACGCGATTGTCATGCACCACGACGACCAGATCATTTTCGTCGACACTCCCGGACTGCACCAGGCCGAAAAACTACTCAACCAATACATGCTCGAAGAAGCGCTCAAAGCGATCGGTGACTGCGATCTGATCGTCTATCTGGCCCCCGCTTCGGATAAAACGAGCCATTACGAAAAATTTCTCGAACTCAATGCGCAAAAACGTAAACACATCATCGTCCTGAGCAAAATCGATCAGGTGCCTCAGGCCGAACTCCTCAAAAAAATCGGCGAATACAACCGTTTCAGCGACCGTTTCGAAGCGCTGATTCCGATGTCGGTAACCAAAAACGTGGGCAAAAACGATCTGCTCGACACCATCGTCAAACACCTCGAAGAATCTCCCTACCTCTACGATCCTGATAACCTCACAACGGAGATGATGCGGGATATCTACAAAGAGTTCGTCCGCGAAGCGATCTTCGACAATATCAGTGACGAAATCCCTTACGAATCGGACGTCATGATCGACAAGATCGACGAAGAAGGTCCGATCGAACACATCCGCGCGACCATCATCGTCGAAAAAGAGACCCAAAAAGGGATCATCATCGGCAAAGGGGGAAGCGCCATCAAACGGATCGGCCGCAGTGCCCGTGAAAAAATCGAACGCCTCGCCGGACGGCCCGTCTATCTCGATCTCTTCGTATCGGTAAAAAAGGGATGGAGTTCGGATAAAAAAACTTTGAGTGATTTGGGATACGAATGGTAA
- a CDS encoding murein L,D-transpeptidase family protein: MVKILASVIVSSGLLFSAEVITLYKSGGKKLIEKETLSTSYWSGDVNRKDLRFGYFERAFSLLSCNKEKGVLELYAPDAQKRFSLKKRYGALTGKYAGDKMVEGDLRTPIGIYNLVQKKKTVDPFYGPMAFVTSYPNLYDRIRGKNGSGIWVHGVPLSGTRESFTRGCIAINNNDLIQLDRSINPADTLLIIDSAPKKPVEPAAYSAILAGLHQWKYAWTYNDLESYLSFYDPSFKRFDGMGLSQFKSFKERIFAKNEVKTITFNNINIIPYPGEKRNLFLVTFDQVYVSDSHRFEGEKSLLVALKGDKTISILTEE; the protein is encoded by the coding sequence ATGGTAAAAATTCTTGCATCGGTTATAGTATCGTCGGGGTTGCTGTTCTCTGCCGAAGTGATTACGCTCTACAAAAGCGGCGGTAAAAAACTGATCGAAAAAGAGACCCTGAGCACCTCGTACTGGTCGGGAGACGTCAACCGTAAAGACCTCCGTTTCGGCTATTTCGAGCGGGCTTTTTCCCTCCTCTCGTGCAACAAGGAAAAAGGGGTGCTCGAACTCTACGCCCCCGATGCCCAGAAACGTTTTTCCCTTAAAAAACGTTACGGTGCCCTTACCGGCAAATACGCGGGGGACAAAATGGTCGAAGGAGACCTTCGGACCCCCATCGGGATTTATAACCTCGTCCAGAAGAAAAAAACGGTCGATCCGTTTTACGGACCGATGGCGTTTGTCACATCCTATCCAAATCTCTACGACCGTATCCGCGGCAAAAACGGTTCGGGGATCTGGGTCCACGGCGTTCCCCTCAGCGGCACCCGCGAATCGTTTACCCGTGGGTGTATCGCGATCAACAACAACGACCTGATTCAGCTCGACCGCAGCATCAATCCCGCCGACACCCTGCTCATTATCGATTCGGCACCCAAAAAGCCTGTCGAACCCGCGGCATATTCGGCGATACTCGCGGGACTGCACCAATGGAAATACGCCTGGACCTACAATGATCTCGAAAGCTATCTCTCTTTTTACGACCCTTCGTTCAAACGTTTTGACGGAATGGGGCTATCGCAGTTCAAATCATTTAAAGAACGGATTTTTGCGAAAAACGAAGTCAAAACGATCACGTTCAATAATATCAATATCATCCCCTACCCAGGGGAAAAACGGAATCTCTTCCTTGTCACGTTCGATCAGGTTTACGTCAGCGACAGCCACCGTTTTGAGGGGGAAAAATCGTTGCTGGTCGCCCTTAAAGGAGATAAAACCATCTCTATCCTGACCGAAGAATAA
- a CDS encoding M99 family carboxypeptidase catalytic domain-containing protein produces the protein MRLLAFAFLVSLGLHASPFSLIKKETRTPNTQTLLVIGGIHGNEPGSYFAGAILSEHYRITKGNLWIIPDLNRQSIQENNRGINGDLNRKFADISPDDPDYEIVREVQKIIVSPEVGLILNLHDGHGFYRKKYLNTIFNPNAWGQTCVIDQQSLDHDHPFGHLDHIATQVSRTLNGGLIEDHHFFDVRNTNTRFDDEAMRHSLTYYAVTNHKPAFAIETSKHLPTLHHKVFYQLRAIECYMELMGIEFERSFSLEPEAIRNLLELRGNLTINNNFYLKMENLRNSLSFIPLKSGRNDFKFSHPLGSVRKNKSHYDLFIGNRKIASLLPNYAANDDCINEVSVQADGQQKTLSVATDFFVTDDFKVVNHNPGIRLNVIGFTARGVRDESNLRIRREDLDTNYSVDTSKKSYRLEFYRENRFCGMVLVHFK, from the coding sequence ATGCGACTTCTCGCCTTCGCATTTTTGGTCTCCCTCGGATTGCATGCGTCTCCATTCTCTCTCATCAAAAAAGAAACCCGAACGCCGAATACCCAGACGCTACTGGTCATCGGGGGGATTCACGGGAACGAACCCGGAAGTTATTTCGCCGGCGCAATCCTTTCCGAACACTATCGGATCACCAAAGGGAATCTGTGGATTATTCCGGATTTAAACCGACAAAGCATCCAGGAAAACAATCGCGGAATCAACGGCGATCTTAACCGTAAGTTTGCCGACATCTCTCCCGACGATCCGGACTATGAAATCGTCAGAGAAGTCCAGAAAATCATCGTCAGCCCCGAAGTGGGACTGATTCTCAACCTTCACGACGGACACGGCTTTTACCGGAAAAAATACCTCAATACGATTTTCAATCCCAATGCATGGGGGCAGACGTGCGTCATCGACCAGCAATCGCTCGACCACGACCATCCTTTCGGCCATCTCGACCACATCGCGACCCAAGTGAGCCGAACCCTCAACGGAGGGCTGATCGAGGACCACCATTTCTTCGATGTTCGCAACACAAATACGCGCTTTGACGACGAAGCGATGCGCCATTCGCTAACCTATTACGCCGTTACGAACCACAAACCGGCGTTTGCTATTGAAACAAGCAAACATCTCCCTACCCTTCACCACAAAGTTTTTTATCAGCTGCGGGCCATCGAATGTTATATGGAGCTGATGGGGATCGAATTCGAGCGATCATTCAGTCTTGAGCCCGAAGCCATCCGGAATCTACTCGAATTGCGTGGAAATTTAACTATTAATAACAATTTTTATCTAAAAATGGAAAATTTAAGAAACAGTTTAAGTTTCATTCCGCTAAAATCAGGACGAAACGATTTTAAATTTTCCCATCCGTTGGGAAGTGTACGAAAAAACAAGAGTCACTACGATCTTTTTATCGGGAACCGGAAAATCGCTTCTCTGCTCCCGAACTATGCGGCAAACGACGACTGTATCAACGAAGTGAGCGTACAAGCTGACGGACAACAAAAAACATTATCTGTTGCTACAGATTTTTTTGTAACGGACGATTTTAAGGTCGTCAACCATAATCCCGGCATACGGCTTAACGTCATCGGTTTTACCGCGCGTGGGGTGAGAGACGAAAGCAACCTGCGCATACGGCGGGAAGATTTGGATACTAATTATTCCGTCGATACTTCCAAAAAGAGCTATCGGCTGGAGTTTTATCGGGAAAACCGTTTTTGCGGGATGGTCCTTGTACATTTTAAATAG
- the mshL gene encoding pilus (MSHA type) biogenesis protein MshL — protein sequence MTSVIKHHARALMLSGLAAALLSSTALQADCTYELFNISSVKGTTVGEFVDQLSEECGMSVIVADPEAEKVLAKAMNKTFLKNLTINEVLDLIIKENDLQYTLQNNVLKISYLQTKTYAIDYIISERRGTGSANITLSSNTGSAQSTTGTSSASSSSSSGGSTNQSKSSTSSESGIKITSNDEVLFWETLDKELESILNRPEDTYTAKTPMINKNAGLITVTATGAQHKRLDAYLNDLEKKMQTQVLIDVKMYSVVFSDASSTGIDWSQLYALQNIKLGFDYVSKNNLVEYTNDGDLLGTTSFTTMGQQAVNNAHAFQLSAKGSLNEVIKFLKTQGDVYAISNPKVMTLNNQPALITAGTELFYKTSQSNTLAGGSTGTTSQTEIVSSVFSGVLLDITPEIAKDGTITLRINPSISEVASDISANNADRKMPPDLSRRQLSSVISVKDGNRVILGGLINTKNVNDTNKVPLLGDIPVLGHLFKREGITKQTEEIVIIIEPHIVKKESDKLSLSDLGYTRLGNKIEEEAKQDTK from the coding sequence ATGACATCCGTAATCAAACACCATGCACGCGCGTTAATGTTATCCGGTCTTGCGGCTGCCCTCCTCTCCTCCACCGCATTACAGGCGGACTGTACCTATGAACTTTTCAATATCTCTTCGGTCAAAGGGACGACCGTCGGCGAATTCGTCGATCAACTGAGCGAAGAGTGCGGGATGAGCGTCATCGTCGCCGATCCCGAAGCGGAAAAAGTCCTTGCCAAGGCGATGAACAAAACCTTCCTGAAAAACCTCACCATCAATGAAGTGCTTGATCTTATCATCAAGGAAAACGATCTGCAGTACACCCTCCAAAACAACGTCCTGAAAATTTCGTACCTGCAGACGAAAACCTATGCGATCGACTACATCATCTCCGAACGCCGAGGAACCGGCAGCGCCAACATTACCCTCAGCTCCAATACCGGATCAGCCCAAAGTACAACAGGAACGTCATCCGCTTCGTCTTCATCTTCGTCCGGCGGAAGCACGAATCAGTCAAAAAGCAGCACATCGTCCGAATCGGGAATAAAAATCACGTCTAACGACGAAGTTCTGTTCTGGGAAACGCTTGACAAAGAGCTTGAAAGCATTTTGAACCGCCCTGAAGACACTTATACCGCCAAAACACCGATGATCAATAAAAACGCCGGTCTTATCACCGTCACCGCTACGGGCGCGCAGCACAAGCGTCTTGACGCCTATTTGAACGATCTTGAAAAAAAGATGCAGACACAGGTCCTCATTGACGTCAAAATGTACAGTGTCGTTTTCAGTGACGCCTCGTCGACCGGTATCGACTGGTCCCAGCTATACGCGTTGCAGAATATCAAACTCGGGTTCGATTACGTCAGCAAAAACAACCTGGTCGAATATACCAACGACGGGGATCTGCTCGGAACGACCTCCTTTACCACGATGGGCCAGCAGGCGGTAAACAACGCCCACGCGTTTCAATTATCCGCTAAAGGGAGTCTGAACGAAGTGATCAAATTCCTCAAAACGCAAGGCGATGTCTATGCCATTTCAAACCCGAAAGTGATGACCCTCAACAATCAGCCGGCGCTGATTACCGCCGGGACGGAGCTCTTTTATAAAACATCGCAATCCAATACTCTTGCCGGAGGTTCAACCGGAACAACATCCCAAACCGAAATCGTCAGTTCGGTTTTCTCCGGCGTTTTGCTCGATATTACCCCCGAAATTGCCAAAGACGGTACGATCACCTTACGGATCAACCCTTCTATTTCGGAAGTGGCAAGCGATATTTCAGCAAACAATGCCGATCGTAAAATGCCGCCCGACCTGAGCCGCCGCCAGCTCTCGTCGGTCATTTCGGTCAAAGACGGCAACCGGGTCATCCTAGGAGGACTCATCAATACCAAAAACGTCAATGATACCAACAAAGTTCCGCTGCTGGGCGACATTCCCGTCCTCGGTCATCTGTTCAAACGCGAGGGAATCACGAAGCAGACCGAAGAGATCGTTATCATCATCGAACCGCACATCGTCAAAAAAGAGTCCGACAAACTGAGCCTGAGCGATTTGGGCTACACCCGTCTGGGGAATAAAATCGAAGAAGAAGCGAAGCAGGACACCAAATAA
- a CDS encoding ATP-binding protein: MVENSLFSKPRDLFLDVVNARDYVQIDSVSHMYQSLKNSVEKPLKMILLYGKPGTGKSMLLHKLHYDLSKHQKVFMVETPIIEEEDFLRVLAQQIFGHSPREGISLNRFLEIASALSLPNVPIVLLDEAQLYSASLMEKIRLISDARAVKFVITLHKTDKEDVIAKEHFQTRIWESIELKNATPEELKVYVQKKLLKANCFDVANMFNDKNMKLIASLTRGNYRETNKLLFSLFGLYCWYEENHPSAIGYNALKPKWIEMAAIHTGLIRA; the protein is encoded by the coding sequence ATGGTAGAAAACTCCCTTTTCTCAAAACCGCGCGATCTGTTTCTCGACGTCGTCAACGCCAGGGACTACGTCCAGATCGACAGCGTCTCGCATATGTACCAATCCCTCAAAAACTCGGTCGAAAAACCGCTCAAGATGATTCTCCTTTACGGAAAACCGGGGACGGGGAAAAGTATGCTCCTGCACAAGCTCCATTACGATCTTTCCAAACATCAGAAAGTATTCATGGTCGAAACCCCGATTATCGAGGAAGAAGATTTTTTGCGCGTTCTCGCACAACAGATTTTCGGACATTCTCCCAGAGAAGGGATCTCCCTGAACCGTTTCCTTGAAATCGCCAGCGCCCTTTCGCTGCCGAACGTCCCGATCGTATTACTGGACGAAGCGCAGCTGTATTCGGCTTCGCTGATGGAGAAGATCCGTCTCATTTCCGACGCCCGCGCCGTGAAATTTGTCATCACCCTCCACAAAACGGACAAAGAGGACGTCATCGCCAAAGAGCATTTCCAGACCCGTATCTGGGAGAGCATCGAACTCAAAAACGCGACTCCCGAAGAGCTGAAAGTGTACGTCCAGAAAAAACTTCTCAAAGCCAACTGCTTCGATGTCGCCAACATGTTCAACGACAAAAACATGAAGCTTATCGCTTCACTGACGCGGGGGAACTACCGGGAGACGAACAAACTCCTGTTTTCCCTCTTCGGCCTGTATTGCTGGTACGAAGAAAATCACCCTTCCGCCATCGGCTACAATGCACTCAAACCCAAATGGATCGAAATGGCCGCGATCCACACAGGACTGATCCGTGCTTGA
- a CDS encoding tol-pal system YbgF family protein, with protein sequence MLDIRDLERRWLKYKLKRYLPYTAAALVVLGGVVMFLLPTREDSLSSVAESNGSERSLLPSSSRADLNTTVLEPSMEFVETFQGPLAAHPAQAAAAPRLPAQSSLPPPKILEMPEPPQTVGSSPKPAVAGAQGERGLLINRNESKTDIEELQNRFKETSNANLGLYIAKYHYDRGNYAEAYNYALKTNAINSRIEESWLLFSKALVKLGRTEQAKKTLQLYVQQSDSDAAKALLNSIEKGAFK encoded by the coding sequence GTGCTTGATATCCGCGATCTCGAACGGCGCTGGCTGAAATACAAACTCAAACGCTATCTCCCCTATACGGCGGCGGCATTGGTCGTTCTGGGAGGAGTCGTCATGTTCCTCCTCCCCACCCGCGAGGATTCCCTCTCTTCTGTCGCAGAATCGAACGGTTCTGAGCGATCGTTATTGCCTTCCTCTTCAAGAGCAGACCTCAACACCACCGTGCTCGAACCTTCCATGGAATTCGTCGAAACATTCCAGGGGCCGCTTGCCGCACACCCCGCACAAGCCGCCGCAGCTCCACGACTTCCGGCTCAGTCATCCCTTCCTCCACCGAAAATCCTTGAAATGCCCGAACCGCCGCAAACCGTTGGTTCGAGCCCGAAACCGGCCGTAGCGGGCGCTCAGGGCGAGCGGGGACTGCTCATCAACCGTAATGAGAGTAAAACCGATATCGAAGAACTCCAAAATCGCTTCAAGGAGACGTCCAACGCCAATCTCGGCCTCTACATAGCCAAATACCATTACGATCGGGGCAACTATGCCGAAGCGTATAACTATGCGCTCAAAACGAATGCGATCAACAGCCGGATCGAGGAGAGCTGGCTGCTGTTTTCAAAGGCGCTTGTCAAACTCGGGCGAACCGAACAGGCGAAAAAGACCCTCCAGCTGTATGTCCAGCAATCCGATTCGGATGCGGCCAAAGCGTTGCTCAATTCCATCGAGAAAGGGGCTTTTAAATGA